One genomic window of Panulirus ornatus isolate Po-2019 chromosome 14, ASM3632096v1, whole genome shotgun sequence includes the following:
- the vilya gene encoding uncharacterized protein vilya isoform X1: MSRKRQLESPTITETCYCTRWVLPMRQQHPFPCRFYLRKLELLYYFQEINDINMDWINCNSCCRQPGDESERTFALTSCGHIFCDLCLAQAESRFKCSACSSQCQLIQLSSKMKPDAEMYFLEPAALLKRHYTQINRLLEFQKDHRIRLVSFHRKVLQKYKVLEKQHSATTSHMQELERRYTTATKRIQELEIENQNLRSMMSCQGGIGGIGSSSLEPYPRLPVQKKNSPKQVNGLQVSPGGARISPGRLSLVRTSQESAVNRHSPTNMPATTLPHTIAYGAIQGARTPVSQYSSPPPPYLHANQQPQVLHVNDNSHTPTRPGVGCYRTANPSPSRTPSPMRSVSGSMNRLSLVPPSQVQSANAYSKPIQHTHSSHPSFSYCGSYPDLRPVNQVSQPFTSHLTQTALTSPIAFSKMQRHPSYGKYNT, from the exons AATTATTGTACTACTTCCAAGAGATTAATGATATCAACATGGATTGGATTAACTGCAATTCATGTTGTCGACAGCCAGGAGATGAGAGTGAAAGAACATTTGCTCTTACTAGTTGTGGTCATATCTTTTGTGACCTTTGTCTTGCACAAG CGGAATCACGCTTTAAGTGTAGTGCATGCTCTTCACAATGTCAGTTAATCCAGTTATCATCAAAG ATGAAACCAGATGCAGAAATGTACTTTTTGGAGCCAGCAGCATTACTTAAGAGACATTACACTCAGATTAACCGTCTTCTTGAGTTTCAGAAAGACCATCGTATTAGACTTGTTTCTTTCCACAGAAAAGTT CTTCAGAAATATAAAGTTCTTGAGAAGCAGCATTCAGCAACCACCAGCCATATGCAGGAGCTGGAAAGAAGGTATACTACAGCAACAAAACGTATCCAAGAACTGGAGAT TGAAAACCAGAATCTTCGTAGTATGATGTCTTGCCAGGGAGGTATAGGAGGAATTGGTTCTTCTTCACTGGAACCCTATCCAAGATTACCAGTCCAAAAGAAAAACTCTCCAAAG CAAGTTAATGGACTGCAGGTGTCTCCTGGGGGAGCCAGAATCAGCCCAGGCCGCCTCTCTCTAGTTAGAACAAGCCAAGAATCTGCAGTAAATAGACATAGCCCGACTAATATGCCAGCTACCACCTTACCTCATACCATTGCATATGGTGCAATACAAGGTGCTAGAACTCCAGTCAGCCAGTattcttccccaccccctccttatCTTCATGCCAACCAACAGCCTCAAGTACTGCATGTAAATGACAATTCACATACACCTACTAGACCAG GTGTTGGCTGCTACAGGACTGCTAATCCCTCACCATCTAGGACACCTTCACCAATGAG AAGTGTTTCGGGCTCAATGAACCGACTATCTTTGGTACCTCCTAGTCAGGTTCAGTCAGCAAATGCATATTCAAAGCCAATTCAGcacacacattcatcacatcCCAGTTTTAGCTACTGTGGCAGTTATCCAGACCTTCGACCTGTTAACCAAGTGTCTCAACCTTTTACATCTCATTTAACCCAAACAGCCTTAACATCACCAATTGCCTTTTCTAAAATGCAGCGACACCCATCATATGGAAAATATAACACATAG